One genomic window of Clostridioides sp. ES-S-0054-01 includes the following:
- the nhaC gene encoding Na+/H+ antiporter NhaC, whose product MKMDTERKIPSFRYSLLVMLAIIALTSVGIVVFNASITTMFLLSWLIVVPAAMKLGYTNDEIEAFGFEVGKDAFQSNLIILSVGVLIAAWIAAGTIPTVVYSGLTIITPKYFLLTTLIVCSLTSVATGTSWGTLGTSGIAMMSIGTSMGIPLGLTAGAVISGAFFGDKMSPLSDSTNLAAAVCKTDVITHMKHMVYTTGPAYAICIVLYTVIGFKYSNNTIDYVQINQIKDVLNSNFHIGLVAMIPILFLLLLLLLQKPPIISILSSAIMGLIIAVFQEGEKIGDVLNYMLSGFTIDTGFVYADKLLNRGGIMSMAETVLLVFVVFVIAGILQKTGFLEVLLQPLITKIGKSRTKLVGSTFIVSYFANAFSSSMMFTSVFVGTLMSPIYKEFKLKPQNLSRIIEDTATLGGPLIPWNSNAVFCAQTLGVSPLEFIPYCFLSWITPIISFIYGVTGFTMLTYTDDEIEELEIFDTVKRRVD is encoded by the coding sequence ATGAAAATGGATACAGAAAGAAAAATACCTTCATTTAGATATTCCTTGTTAGTAATGCTTGCAATAATAGCTTTAACATCAGTTGGTATAGTTGTATTTAATGCTTCTATAACTACAATGTTTTTACTTTCATGGCTTATAGTAGTTCCTGCAGCTATGAAGCTTGGTTATACTAATGATGAAATAGAAGCTTTTGGATTTGAAGTTGGTAAAGATGCCTTTCAATCAAATTTAATTATACTTTCTGTTGGTGTACTAATAGCAGCTTGGATAGCTGCTGGTACAATACCAACAGTAGTATATAGTGGTCTAACAATAATAACACCTAAATATTTTCTACTTACAACATTAATAGTCTGTTCACTGACTTCTGTTGCTACTGGTACATCTTGGGGTACTCTTGGAACTTCTGGTATAGCAATGATGAGTATTGGTACTAGCATGGGTATTCCTCTTGGTTTAACAGCTGGTGCAGTCATTTCTGGTGCTTTCTTTGGAGATAAGATGTCACCTCTATCAGATTCTACAAACTTAGCTGCAGCAGTTTGTAAGACAGACGTAATTACACATATGAAGCACATGGTTTACACAACAGGACCTGCATATGCAATATGTATAGTTCTGTATACAGTAATCGGATTCAAGTATTCAAATAATACTATCGACTATGTTCAAATAAATCAAATCAAAGATGTATTAAATTCAAACTTTCATATTGGTTTAGTAGCAATGATTCCAATATTATTTTTATTATTGCTTTTATTATTACAAAAACCACCTATTATATCTATACTAAGCTCAGCTATCATGGGACTTATTATAGCTGTATTTCAAGAAGGAGAAAAAATAGGTGATGTTTTGAATTACATGTTATCAGGATTTACTATAGATACTGGATTTGTGTATGCTGACAAACTATTAAATCGTGGTGGAATAATGAGTATGGCTGAAACCGTTTTACTAGTATTTGTAGTTTTCGTTATTGCTGGTATTCTCCAAAAAACCGGCTTCTTAGAAGTACTACTTCAACCTCTTATAACTAAAATAGGAAAATCAAGAACTAAATTGGTTGGGTCTACTTTTATAGTAAGTTACTTTGCAAATGCATTTAGTTCATCAATGATGTTCACTTCTGTATTTGTCGGAACTTTAATGTCTCCAATATATAAAGAATTTAAATTAAAACCACAAAATCTATCTAGAATTATAGAAGATACAGCTACACTTGGTGGTCCATTAATACCATGGAATTCAAATGCTGTTTTCTGTGCTCAGACTCTTGGTGTAAGCCCACTAGAATTTATTCCATATTGTTTCTTAAGTTGGATTACTCCTATAATTTCATTTATTTATGGTGTAACTGGATTTACTATGCTTACATATACAGATGATGAAATTGAAGAGTTAGAGATATTTGACACTGTTAAGAGAAGAGTTGATTGA
- a CDS encoding LysR family transcriptional regulator, whose amino-acid sequence MDLLHLKYFQTVARMEHITKASQKLNIAQPALSKTISSLEKELGVQLFDRKGRYIVLNEYGRLFLKRVDIILDLVESSKKELQDTSLENTGEVKILSPAAANVLPPLLSNFRKLYPNITFNVSHTLPSSYKKSDFDLYISSSFTKLNSENSITLTCEEILLGVSINHPLSLKDEVYLSEVSDENFIVITKGENYREVIDILCESANFKPKIAFESDSPYTIYALIKSLQGVGFICGKSWGLSQDPEIKLLHIKDIEFKRYLNLSWFSENYESKAVLLFKNFLINYFKNI is encoded by the coding sequence ATGGACTTATTGCATCTTAAGTATTTTCAAACTGTTGCTAGAATGGAGCACATAACAAAAGCATCACAAAAATTAAATATAGCACAACCAGCTTTAAGTAAAACTATCTCGTCCTTAGAAAAAGAACTTGGAGTTCAGTTGTTTGATAGAAAAGGGAGATACATTGTTTTAAATGAGTATGGAAGATTGTTTCTAAAAAGAGTAGATATCATTTTAGATTTAGTAGAAAGTTCAAAAAAGGAATTACAAGATACTTCTTTAGAAAATACAGGAGAAGTAAAGATATTATCTCCTGCAGCGGCTAATGTGCTACCACCACTTTTGAGTAATTTTAGAAAACTATATCCTAATATTACTTTTAATGTGTCACATACTTTGCCATCATCTTATAAAAAAAGTGATTTTGATTTGTACATATCTTCTTCATTTACAAAACTAAACTCAGAAAATAGTATAACTTTAACATGCGAGGAAATATTATTAGGAGTTTCAATAAACCACCCTTTATCCTTAAAGGATGAAGTATATCTAAGTGAAGTTTCAGATGAAAACTTTATAGTTATAACGAAGGGTGAGAATTATAGAGAGGTAATAGATATTCTATGTGAATCAGCTAATTTCAAACCCAAAATAGCATTTGAATCTGATTCACCATATACAATTTATGCTCTTATAAAATCACTTCAAGGAGTTGGGTTTATATGTGGAAAATCATGGGGATTATCTCAAGACCCTGAAATTAAATTGTTACATATCAAAGACATTGAATTTAAAAGATATTTAAATCTTTCATGGTTCAGTGAAAACTATGAATCTAAAGCCGTGTTGTTGTTTAAAAACTTTCTTATCAACTATTTTAAAAATATTTAA
- a CDS encoding carbon-nitrogen hydrolase: MGRKVKIGIIQQHSVLGDVKKNIEKAVEMIDDLGKQGADIICLPELFATGYNLESLGGVKTLELIREHNKYIEESMSEAAKRNNVYLISPYGTLEKGSTHVYNSAVIFDRKGKIMGEYCKNHLWSLEAVYFKVGEKVEVYDADFGRFGVMICYDAGFPEVSRELTLKGSEIIFIPSAWRIQDEDMWDLNVSQRALENTIYTVGVNLVSNDSNLILFGKSKICNPRGTVITQLDTYREKYVLSEIDLDEIKKYREDIPYLKDRKISYNI, from the coding sequence ATGGGTCGTAAGGTGAAAATAGGTATAATTCAACAGCACAGTGTACTTGGAGATGTTAAAAAAAATATAGAAAAAGCAGTAGAGATGATAGATGATTTAGGAAAACAAGGGGCAGATATAATTTGTTTACCAGAATTATTTGCTACAGGATATAATTTAGAGTCTTTAGGTGGAGTTAAAACATTAGAATTAATAAGAGAGCATAACAAATACATAGAAGAATCAATGTCAGAAGCCGCTAAAAGAAATAATGTATACCTGATATCTCCGTATGGAACTTTAGAAAAAGGATCTACACATGTTTATAATTCAGCAGTTATATTTGATAGAAAAGGTAAGATTATGGGAGAATACTGTAAAAATCACCTATGGTCATTAGAAGCAGTATACTTTAAAGTAGGGGAAAAAGTAGAGGTATATGATGCTGATTTTGGTAGATTTGGTGTAATGATATGTTATGATGCAGGTTTTCCAGAAGTATCTAGAGAATTGACATTAAAAGGTTCTGAAATAATATTTATACCATCTGCATGGAGAATACAGGATGAAGATATGTGGGATTTAAATGTATCTCAAAGAGCCTTAGAGAATACTATATACACAGTAGGTGTAAACTTAGTAAGTAATGATTCTAATTTAATACTGTTTGGGAAGAGTAAAATATGCAATCCTAGAGGCACTGTAATAACTCAATTAGATACATATAGAGAAAAATATGTCTTATCAGAGATTGATTTAGATGAAATAAAAAAGTATAGGGAAGATATCCCATATTTGAAAGACAGAAAAATCAGCTATAACATATAA
- a CDS encoding sigma 54-interacting transcriptional regulator → MKQMELAIVSLKKDAGEIYENQIRQFLGDNLKINLYSFEEGNLKFFKEKLILLSAYLKYDEIVKLSHYDAQIIVPKLTFEKNSIDMISKLEKDKIIYVYNLSKDMAIETISLIHRLGIDNINILPCYPEIEFTPTDAVILTPGEKILPKFKNCEVIDLKYRIIDLSCIVEIATKTKLKHLIKDDLIKKYVEKIIPTSYSTGELLLDANKFERQFDLLLSIIDDGIICTNNYGIIQFYNHMARKILSINANEMIDSFIGDCIKDINFQNILTNKTPFFEKLIKINHIDINLEIKHIQLNVFDGFILKMTKFSQLEKKQAKLRAQLVNSGNISKYTFDDILGSSIQTINTKKIANKMAQSNSSILIIGESGTGKELFAQSIHSASRRKDGPFVAVNCSTFQENLLQSELFGYDEGAFTGAKKGGKIGLFELANNGTIFLDEIGEMDLNSQSKLLRVIQEKQVRRIGSNNVIDIDVRIIAATNRNLKELVSRNMFRRDLYFRLNVLPLKIHPLRERPVDIFEIFGSLKYDIPCNFSLSEEVKEIFKMYKWEGNVRELRNLGEYFCYLGKDIIEICDLPEYILDTIDSNYSRTICNKVTDNIGKYQFNINKEKNFIKYDYNFKRSLDEYIFILDNLKKAYDLKERIGRKSLYKIALEENRFLTEQQIRNILLELQDFGLVDILVGRGGSIITPKGVEFLKNINRSNKLNS, encoded by the coding sequence ATGAAACAAATGGAATTAGCTATTGTAAGTTTAAAAAAAGATGCTGGAGAAATTTATGAAAACCAAATAAGACAATTCTTAGGTGATAATCTAAAAATAAACTTATACTCATTTGAAGAGGGAAATTTAAAGTTTTTTAAAGAAAAACTTATACTCCTATCTGCTTATTTAAAGTATGATGAAATAGTAAAATTATCTCACTATGATGCTCAAATTATTGTTCCTAAGTTAACATTTGAAAAGAACAGTATTGATATGATATCTAAATTAGAAAAAGATAAAATTATTTATGTATATAACTTAAGTAAGGATATGGCAATAGAAACAATTTCTTTAATACATAGACTAGGAATAGATAATATCAATATCTTGCCTTGCTATCCAGAGATTGAATTTACTCCCACAGATGCTGTAATCCTGACTCCTGGTGAGAAAATATTACCTAAATTTAAAAATTGTGAAGTTATAGACTTAAAATACAGAATAATAGATTTAAGTTGTATTGTTGAAATTGCTACAAAAACTAAACTAAAACATCTAATAAAGGATGACTTAATAAAAAAATACGTTGAGAAAATAATTCCTACAAGTTATAGTACAGGTGAATTATTATTAGATGCAAATAAATTTGAAAGACAGTTTGATTTATTATTATCTATAATTGATGATGGAATTATATGCACAAATAATTATGGGATAATTCAATTCTATAACCATATGGCTAGAAAAATTTTATCTATAAATGCAAATGAAATGATTGACTCATTCATTGGTGATTGTATAAAGGACATCAATTTCCAAAACATATTGACCAATAAAACTCCATTTTTTGAGAAATTGATTAAAATAAATCATATTGATATAAATTTAGAAATTAAACACATACAATTAAATGTATTTGATGGATTTATACTAAAGATGACAAAGTTCTCTCAATTAGAAAAAAAGCAAGCTAAGTTAAGAGCACAATTAGTAAACTCCGGTAATATCAGTAAATATACATTTGATGACATATTAGGTTCTAGTATACAAACTATTAATACAAAAAAAATTGCTAATAAAATGGCTCAATCAAACTCATCTATTTTGATAATTGGTGAAAGTGGTACTGGTAAAGAATTATTTGCTCAATCCATTCATAGTGCTTCTAGGAGAAAAGATGGACCTTTTGTAGCAGTAAATTGTAGTACTTTTCAAGAAAATCTACTGCAAAGTGAATTATTTGGCTACGATGAAGGTGCTTTTACTGGTGCTAAAAAAGGTGGAAAAATTGGTTTATTTGAATTAGCTAACAATGGAACTATATTTTTAGATGAAATTGGAGAAATGGATTTAAACTCTCAATCTAAATTACTGAGAGTCATACAAGAAAAACAAGTAAGACGTATTGGTTCTAATAATGTCATTGATATTGATGTAAGAATAATTGCAGCTACTAATAGAAATTTAAAGGAACTTGTATCTAGAAATATGTTTAGAAGAGATTTATATTTTAGGTTGAATGTTCTTCCTCTTAAAATACATCCTCTTAGAGAAAGACCTGTTGATATATTTGAAATTTTTGGCTCATTAAAATATGATATTCCATGTAATTTTAGTCTAAGTGAAGAAGTAAAAGAAATCTTTAAAATGTATAAATGGGAAGGAAATGTAAGAGAATTAAGAAACTTAGGAGAATACTTCTGTTACTTGGGAAAAGATATTATAGAAATATGTGATTTGCCTGAGTACATATTGGATACCATAGATTCAAATTATAGCAGAACTATCTGTAATAAAGTGACTGATAATATAGGAAAGTACCAATTCAACATTAACAAAGAAAAAAACTTTATAAAATACGACTATAATTTTAAAAGGTCTCTAGATGAATACATATTTATACTGGATAATTTAAAAAAAGCTTATGATTTAAAAGAAAGAATTGGCAGAAAAAGCTTATATAAAATAGCTTTAGAGGAAAATAGATTTTTGACGGAACAACAGATTAGAAATATACTTCTAGAATTACAAGACTTTGGACTTGTTGACATACTTGTTGGTCGTGGTGGCTCAATTATAACACCAAAAGGAGTTGAATTTCTAAAAAATATAAATAGGTCTAATAAGTTAAACAGTTGA
- a CDS encoding cytosine permease, whose protein sequence is MQEREELVLNPVPKEERVGWLAPLFNMLGSNIAISELMVGGTLILGMTLSNMIITSIIGNLILVAIIMIQGYIGYKEGLNTYVLAKGAFGEIGGKYLISLLLGITSFGWFGVQAGVAGLSVQKIFPSVNLTLVTVILGLLMVVFALYGFKAMAKFNYLVIPPLIILMVWGVFKAFSTYGVEAIYNYTPQTTMSMVEGLNIVVGLIIVGAIISPDQLRYTRRVKDIWIIGFLGLGIISLFQQVAAGVMSMGAPTWDITEVLANLGFGWVAFVILILASWSTNVSNAYSGGLALKTIFPNVKRNILTLAAGLIGTIIAATGIIFKFQSFLSFLGIAVPAIAGIMWCEYYFIQGRTYKHRDGINWIAVISWLIGFAASYYSSKINFLIPPINGIVVSMIIYYISMKCFGIKNK, encoded by the coding sequence TTGCAAGAGAGAGAAGAATTAGTTTTAAATCCAGTTCCAAAAGAGGAAAGAGTTGGATGGTTAGCCCCATTATTTAATATGCTTGGTTCTAACATAGCTATATCTGAACTAATGGTTGGAGGTACTTTAATTTTAGGAATGACTCTTTCTAATATGATTATTACATCAATTATAGGGAACTTAATATTAGTTGCAATCATTATGATACAAGGCTATATAGGTTACAAAGAGGGACTAAATACATACGTATTAGCTAAGGGGGCATTTGGAGAGATAGGAGGAAAGTATCTTATATCTCTATTACTTGGTATAACTAGTTTTGGATGGTTTGGTGTACAGGCAGGGGTTGCAGGATTATCAGTACAAAAGATATTCCCAAGTGTAAATCTAACACTAGTTACGGTTATACTTGGATTATTAATGGTAGTTTTTGCATTGTATGGCTTTAAAGCTATGGCTAAGTTTAATTACTTAGTTATACCACCACTTATAATATTAATGGTATGGGGAGTTTTTAAAGCTTTTTCCACTTATGGGGTCGAAGCTATTTACAACTATACTCCTCAAACAACAATGAGTATGGTTGAAGGTCTTAATATTGTAGTAGGTCTTATTATAGTTGGTGCAATTATATCACCTGACCAGTTAAGATATACGAGACGAGTAAAAGATATTTGGATTATTGGTTTTTTAGGTCTAGGGATTATTTCATTATTCCAGCAAGTTGCAGCTGGTGTAATGTCTATGGGAGCACCTACTTGGGATATAACCGAAGTATTGGCTAATTTAGGTTTTGGATGGGTAGCATTTGTCATTTTAATACTTGCATCTTGGTCAACTAATGTATCAAATGCTTATTCAGGTGGATTAGCACTAAAAACTATTTTTCCGAATGTAAAAAGAAATATTTTGACTTTAGCTGCAGGTCTAATAGGTACAATAATAGCAGCTACTGGTATAATATTTAAATTTCAATCATTTTTATCTTTCTTGGGAATAGCAGTTCCAGCCATAGCAGGAATTATGTGGTGTGAGTATTATTTTATACAAGGAAGAACTTATAAGCATAGAGATGGAATAAATTGGATTGCAGTAATAAGTTGGCTAATAGGTTTTGCAGCATCATATTATAGTTCAAAAATAAATTTCTTAATACCACCAATAAATGGAATTGTAGTGAGTATGATTATTTATTATATATCAATGAAATGCTTTGGAATCAAAAATAAATAA
- a CDS encoding DUF1177 domain-containing protein — protein MMLKQILEVYDIVDSAKVDGECVKKYLESYGGKDILVKTLSTEKGSTDLVKFTIPGKNGKSSGGTAKTLGVLGRLGGIGARPEMIGMVSDADGALVAIAVGAKLLDMQNKMDFLEGDVIVSTHICPDAPTKEHKPVPFMDSPIDMKTMNENEVDLNCDAILSIDTTKGNRVINTRGFAISPTIKEGYILKTSNDLLNIMQTTTGKLPYVFPVSIQDITPYGNDLCHINSILQPSVATKAPVVGVAITTETTVAGCATGASNYSDLESAGRFVVEVAKYYGNGKCEFYDESEWSILMKRYGSLNKFQTFGKE, from the coding sequence ATGATGTTAAAACAAATTTTAGAAGTTTATGATATTGTTGATAGTGCAAAAGTTGATGGGGAATGTGTAAAAAAATATTTAGAAAGTTATGGCGGAAAAGATATATTAGTAAAAACTTTGAGTACAGAAAAAGGCTCTACTGATTTAGTAAAGTTTACAATACCTGGTAAAAATGGAAAATCCTCAGGAGGAACGGCTAAGACACTAGGTGTGTTAGGAAGATTAGGAGGGATTGGAGCCAGACCTGAAATGATAGGTATGGTTTCAGATGCTGACGGTGCTTTAGTAGCAATAGCAGTTGGAGCAAAATTATTAGATATGCAAAATAAGATGGATTTTCTTGAGGGAGATGTAATAGTTTCAACTCATATATGTCCAGATGCACCTACTAAAGAACATAAGCCAGTTCCGTTTATGGATTCTCCAATTGATATGAAGACCATGAATGAAAACGAAGTTGATTTAAACTGTGATGCTATATTATCAATAGATACAACTAAAGGAAATAGAGTGATAAATACAAGAGGATTTGCTATATCACCTACAATAAAAGAAGGATATATACTAAAAACAAGCAATGATTTATTAAATATAATGCAGACCACTACAGGAAAACTTCCTTATGTGTTTCCTGTGTCAATACAAGATATAACTCCATATGGAAATGATTTATGTCATATAAATAGTATTCTTCAGCCATCTGTGGCTACAAAAGCACCTGTAGTAGGTGTAGCTATAACAACTGAAACGACAGTTGCAGGTTGTGCAACTGGAGCAAGTAACTATTCTGATTTAGAAAGTGCAGGTAGATTTGTTGTTGAAGTAGCAAAATACTATGGTAATGGAAAGTGTGAGTTTTATGATGAGTCTGAATGGAGTATTTTGATGAAGAGATATGGAAGCTTAAACAAGTTCCAAACCTTTGGTAAAGAATAA
- a CDS encoding pyridoxal phosphate-dependent aminotransferase: MNYNFNEIVDRSNNFSSKWSEMEKKYGTNDLLPMWVADMDFKAAPCIIDSLRNRLEQEIYGYTTRPDSYNESIVNWLDRRHNWKIKSEWLIYSPGVIPAISLLINELTKENDKIMIQEPVYSPFNSVVKNNSRELVISPLQKLEDGNYVMNYEDIENKIKDVKLFILCNPHNPVGRVWTKDELKKLGDICLKHNVKIISDEIHSDIILKKHKHIPMASISKEFEKNTITCMAPTKTFNIAGLQSSYVVLPDEKDYKLLDDAFTRIDIKRNNCFSLVATEASYNNGEPWLESFLEYLESNIDFAIKYINENMPKLKVRKPEGTYLLWVDFSALGLSDEELESILVKKGKVALNQGNSFGIGGSGYQRINLACPRSMLEEALIRIKNAIN, from the coding sequence ATGAATTATAATTTTAACGAAATTGTTGATAGAAGCAATAATTTTTCATCTAAATGGTCAGAGATGGAAAAAAAGTATGGAACTAATGATTTGCTTCCTATGTGGGTAGCTGACATGGATTTTAAAGCTGCACCTTGTATAATTGATTCCTTAAGAAATAGACTGGAACAAGAGATTTATGGCTATACAACAAGACCAGATTCTTACAATGAATCTATAGTGAATTGGCTAGATAGAAGACATAATTGGAAAATAAAAAGTGAGTGGTTAATTTATAGTCCAGGTGTAATACCAGCCATAAGTCTTTTAATAAACGAACTTACAAAAGAAAACGATAAAATAATGATACAAGAACCAGTTTACAGCCCTTTTAATAGTGTTGTAAAAAATAATAGTAGAGAATTGGTTATAAGCCCATTACAAAAACTAGAAGATGGAAACTATGTAATGAATTATGAAGACATTGAAAACAAAATTAAAGATGTAAAATTATTCATACTTTGTAATCCCCACAATCCAGTTGGTAGAGTATGGACAAAAGATGAATTAAAAAAACTAGGAGATATTTGCCTTAAGCATAATGTAAAAATAATATCTGATGAAATACACAGTGACATTATATTAAAAAAACATAAACACATTCCTATGGCATCTATTTCTAAAGAATTTGAAAAAAATACAATTACTTGTATGGCTCCAACTAAAACTTTTAATATAGCTGGCCTGCAATCATCATATGTAGTACTACCAGATGAAAAAGACTATAAATTGTTAGATGATGCCTTTACTAGAATTGATATAAAGAGAAATAATTGCTTTAGCTTAGTTGCAACAGAAGCTTCATATAATAATGGTGAGCCTTGGTTAGAATCATTTTTGGAATATTTAGAATCTAACATAGATTTTGCTATAAAATATATAAATGAAAATATGCCAAAACTTAAAGTTAGAAAACCAGAAGGTACTTATTTATTATGGGTAGACTTTAGTGCACTTGGATTAAGTGATGAAGAACTAGAAAGTATACTTGTAAAAAAGGGGAAGGTTGCTTTAAATCAAGGAAACAGTTTTGGCATTGGAGGGAGTGGGTATCAAAGAATAAACTTAGCTTGTCCAAGAAGTATGCTTGAAGAAGCTCTTATAAGAATAAAAAATGCAATTAACTAA
- a CDS encoding DUF917 family protein, which yields MKLTKEILEYALIGGTILGGGGGGAKESGRELGECALEYGFPELISIDKLHDDAIILNVSAVGAPAAPLKYADSNDYINTVKIFVDKLGLNVQGIITNENGGCATINGWLQSSVLKIPLIDAPCNGRAHPTGLMGSLGLHRDRTYKSYQAVSGGNPELDNHVEGLVEGSLDKTSGIVRQCAVAAEGLVAVARNPVKASIVKENAAIGGISHAIDLGRVFYLGLAISKDEAINKVVEFLDGEIVSEGVIEVLELETTGGFDVGKLIVNGCEVTFWNEYMTIEKDNSRIATFPDLIMTFDKNTSMPVTSAEIREGQEIILIKTSKENLKLSTTMKQEELLKDIEDILDKEIIAFN from the coding sequence ATGAAGTTGACTAAGGAAATATTGGAGTATGCTCTAATAGGAGGTACAATTTTAGGTGGAGGAGGTGGAGGTGCAAAGGAAAGTGGAAGAGAGCTTGGAGAATGTGCTTTGGAATATGGATTTCCAGAGCTAATAAGTATAGATAAATTACATGATGATGCAATTATTTTAAATGTATCAGCAGTAGGAGCTCCAGCTGCACCACTTAAGTATGCCGATAGCAATGATTATATAAATACAGTAAAAATTTTTGTTGATAAATTAGGATTAAATGTACAAGGTATTATTACAAATGAAAATGGAGGATGCGCAACGATTAATGGATGGCTTCAGTCTTCTGTACTTAAAATACCACTGATAGATGCTCCTTGTAATGGAAGAGCTCATCCAACAGGGCTTATGGGAAGTCTTGGGTTGCATAGAGATAGAACATATAAGTCTTATCAAGCTGTGTCTGGAGGAAATCCAGAACTTGATAATCATGTAGAGGGGCTTGTAGAGGGGTCTTTAGATAAGACTTCGGGAATTGTTAGACAATGTGCTGTAGCTGCAGAAGGATTAGTAGCAGTGGCTAGAAATCCTGTAAAAGCTTCTATTGTAAAAGAAAATGCTGCGATAGGAGGAATAAGTCATGCTATAGATTTGGGAAGAGTATTTTACTTAGGTTTAGCAATATCAAAAGATGAGGCAATAAATAAAGTTGTGGAATTTTTGGATGGAGAGATAGTATCAGAAGGGGTAATAGAAGTTTTAGAGTTAGAAACTACAGGTGGGTTTGATGTAGGTAAATTGATTGTAAACGGTTGCGAGGTAACTTTTTGGAATGAATATATGACAATAGAAAAAGATAATAGTAGAATTGCAACGTTTCCAGATTTAATTATGACTTTTGATAAAAATACGAGCATGCCTGTTACATCAGCAGAAATTAGAGAAGGACAAGAGATAATTTTAATAAAAACTTCTAAAGAAAATTTAAAACTTTCAACAACGATGAAACAGGAAGAACTGCTAAAAGATATAGAGGATATATTAGATAAAGAGATAATTGCATTTAATTAA